One genomic region from Epinephelus fuscoguttatus linkage group LG6, E.fuscoguttatus.final_Chr_v1 encodes:
- the tcn2 gene encoding transcobalamin-2, which yields MLSLVIVTGLLAFVSGKPCDTEGSNRELHLTLNKNLLRSLETQEGLPNPSVHLALRLSDNHNLAKENEHLNKLKNDLHNDLQSSLSNSQSVVGLLALYTLALKSSCHDLNTVTFTVSEKSEKLLTHLKNQMEQEKEHIAFSHRPLTNYYQYSLGVLALCVSGIRVNNHVSNKLIKAVENEHFKHGDSESTDTYAMAGMALQCVKDSGSHVQNAAELDTALSKIKEKLLAARRNDGHIGNEFSTGLAVQALLAMGTHIADCAASMEAMRTGARGNTYHNPMAVSQILPALQKKSYLLVKSKECRNEDDSLVLEPVDPVVVLPSKTEVAVMVEVVTASGAAALYSVNVPKGSSLLQALELLSGKDVGFTFEKESSLWGPFLSMVNGEQARQSDRRYWHLSSDGTALTEGINDYKIEVAQKIIIKNSSY from the exons ATACTGAAGGATCCAACAGAGAGCTGCACCTAACACTCAATAAGAATCTCCTCCGCTCTCTGGAGACACAGGAAGGACTCCCCAATCCCAGTGTCCACTTGGCTTTACGGCTTTCTGATAACCACAACCTCGCCAAGGAGAATGAACACCTGAATAAACTGAAAAATGATTTGCACAATGACCTTCAGAG ctctctctctaacAGCCAGTCTGTGGTCGGCCTCTTGGCGCTGTACACTCTGGCTTTGAAGTCCTCCTGCCACGACCTCAACACAGTCACCTTCACCGTCAGTGAGAAGAGCGAGAAGCTGCTGACACACCTGAAGAATCAGATGGAGCAAGAAAAAGAGCACATTGCCT TCAGCCACCGCCCTTTGACCAACTATTACCAGTACTCTCTGGGTGTGCTTGCTCTTTGCGTGAGTGGCATCAGGGTCAACAACCATGTCAGCAACAAGCTCATCAAGGCGGTAGAAAATGAGCACTTCAAACATGGAGACTCCGAGAGTACTG ACACCTACGCCATGGCTGGAATGGCGCTCCAGTGTGTAAAGGACTCTGGTTCTCATGTGCAGAATGCTGCTGAGCTCGACACAGCTCTCAGCAAGATCAAGGAGAAGCTCTTGGCCGCTCGACGGAACGACGGTCATATTGGCAATGAGTTCAGCACAGGCCTCGCAGTGCAA GCCTTATTGGCAATGGGCACCCATATTGCAGACTGTGCTGCCTCAATGGAGGCCATGAGGACAGGTGCCAGAGGCAACACGTACCACAACCCCATGGCTGTATCTCAGATCCTGCCAGCTCTGCAGAAGAAATCCTACCTGTTGGTTAAAAGCAAGGAGTGTCGCAATGAGGATG ACTCTCTGGTGCTGGAGCCCGTAGATCCTGTGGTGGTTTTACCAAGCAAGACCGAAGTGGCTGTGATGGTGGAGGTGGTGACGGCCAGTGGAGCAGCTGCTCTGTACTCTGTGAATGTGCCAAAGGgcagctctctgctgcaggcCCTTGAACTGCTCAGTGGAAAAGATGTTGGCTTCAC GTTTGAGAAAGAGTCCAGTCTGTGGGGGCCTTTCTTAAGTATGGTGAACGGAGAGCAGGCCAGACAGAGCGACCGCAGATACTGGCACCTCTCCTCTGATGGCACTGCACTCACTGAGG GTATCAATGATTACAAGATTGAGGTGGCTCAGAAGATCATCATCAAAAACTCAAGCTACTGA